Proteins found in one bacterium genomic segment:
- a CDS encoding DUF4835 family protein, with protein MEPRITINLDKVPDDVKPLWDPAVRTLTNYLSVPAWHDDPFDYVVPVSIGIFIDQVIEKPPERTYRSYIIASNGAETQFSDKRWIFNMPDWNMIQRTSSPSFQPLLSNLEFYTMLILAAEYDKWDLYGGDIWYSRARGVCDLGKFDTRYVSGWPERSEVLQHLMSNSNRLYRQFYYYAFTGEYLTANNPREAKTFVDSTFILLPKIKSDDREQFFSTQAVLLANAAERMRRTDYLQQLATLDTARRVLYEERLQKLMGK; from the coding sequence GTGGAACCGCGCATCACAATCAATCTCGATAAAGTACCGGACGACGTAAAACCGTTGTGGGATCCAGCGGTGAGGACGCTTACCAACTATCTAAGCGTCCCGGCTTGGCACGACGACCCCTTCGATTATGTCGTACCGGTGAGTATCGGCATCTTTATCGATCAAGTGATTGAGAAGCCGCCGGAGCGCACGTACCGCAGCTACATTATCGCATCAAACGGCGCGGAGACCCAGTTTAGCGACAAGCGTTGGATCTTCAATATGCCCGATTGGAATATGATCCAACGAACCTCCTCTCCCTCTTTTCAACCATTGCTCTCCAATCTCGAATTTTACACGATGCTGATTCTTGCCGCTGAATACGACAAGTGGGATTTGTATGGCGGGGATATCTGGTATTCGCGGGCGCGGGGCGTCTGCGATTTAGGAAAATTCGATACCCGCTATGTCAGCGGCTGGCCGGAGCGGAGCGAAGTGCTGCAACATCTGATGTCGAATAGCAACCGGCTGTATCGCCAATTCTACTACTATGCTTTCACCGGCGAATACCTCACTGCGAACAATCCGCGGGAAGCGAAGACGTTTGTCGATTCGACGTTTATCCTACTCCCGAAAATCAAGAGCGACGACCGGGAACAATTCTTTTCGACACAGGCGGTGTTGCTTGCCAATGCCGCGGAACGCATGCGCCGGACCGATTATCTGCAGCAGTTGGCGACCCTCGACACCGCTCGCAGAGTGCTGTATGAAGAACGGTTACAAAAGTTGATGGGGAAGTAG
- a CDS encoding carbohydrate kinase family protein: protein MKKYNVVGIGVPVTDIFLVNPDVAHFTLEAGDLRKSYIGLETGSKSPSRIQNFTGGSSANSLAALAKLGGLNLGYVCVVGTDQYSNILIDDLQARGIDVSGVVRKHGYLPGVSMIMTAPGGSRDRAISVDHGTGEHLTKRDLNWARDIIAGAEWVDVTSLPATSIPHVREFLNELRSGPDPIKIFLAPSSSMLHRNLELVRQWVTEVDALAMNDEELELLAGTLKLENAFAWLSDNHCPPAYVTRGSQGIMYIAGETVTTIPAVPLPREAIVNTTGAGDTAAAMFLLGLLEKLEPVQTLQRAAIAGAIKICSPDLGAKNGLPTRDQLTTELKKYETELEPRIFQWRK, encoded by the coding sequence ATGAAAAAGTATAATGTAGTCGGCATCGGCGTCCCGGTTACCGATATCTTTCTGGTCAATCCCGATGTTGCCCATTTCACGTTGGAAGCTGGCGATCTACGTAAGTCGTACATCGGCTTGGAAACGGGATCGAAATCCCCCTCACGTATCCAAAATTTCACCGGCGGATCATCTGCCAATTCACTTGCAGCACTGGCGAAACTGGGTGGATTGAATCTGGGTTATGTCTGCGTTGTCGGAACCGATCAATATTCAAATATTCTAATCGACGATTTGCAGGCGCGTGGAATCGATGTCTCCGGCGTCGTCCGCAAACACGGTTATTTGCCCGGTGTATCGATGATTATGACCGCACCCGGCGGGTCGCGCGACCGCGCCATCTCTGTCGATCATGGTACTGGCGAACACCTGACAAAACGCGATTTGAATTGGGCACGGGATATTATTGCCGGTGCCGAGTGGGTCGACGTTACATCACTGCCGGCGACCTCGATTCCCCATGTCCGGGAGTTCCTTAATGAATTGCGGAGTGGGCCTGATCCGATTAAGATATTCCTCGCGCCGTCGTCGTCGATGTTACACCGTAACCTCGAATTGGTTCGTCAATGGGTAACCGAGGTCGATGCACTTGCGATGAACGATGAAGAGCTGGAATTACTGGCAGGTACCTTGAAACTCGAGAATGCCTTTGCATGGCTCTCCGACAATCATTGTCCGCCGGCGTATGTTACCCGCGGTAGTCAAGGCATCATGTACATCGCAGGAGAAACGGTAACTACGATTCCCGCCGTGCCGCTTCCCCGCGAAGCGATAGTGAATACAACGGGAGCAGGCGATACTGCAGCAGCAATGTTCTTATTGGGATTATTGGAGAAGCTCGAACCGGTACAAACATTACAACGGGCTGCCATCGCCGGAGCAATCAAAATTTGCTCTCCAGACTTAGGCGCAAAAAATGGATTACCGACCCGCGACCAATTAACCACTGAACTGAAAAAGTATGAAACCGAATTGGAACCACGCATTTTCCAATGGCGCAAGTAG